One Citrobacter amalonaticus genomic window carries:
- the ldcA gene encoding muramoyltetrapeptide carboxypeptidase, producing the protein MSRFHLIAPSGYCINQHAALLGIQRLKEAGHQVDNTAVVSRRHQRFAGTDSERLADVNGLAHLTAPDTIVMPVRGGYGASRLLEHIDWQALAARQQRDPLLICGHSDFTAIQCGLLALGNVITFSGPMLAANVGAPELNAFTQTHFWQALRQAQYTVEWQGDGPACHTEGTLWGGNLAMLISLIGTPWMPKIESGILVLEDINEHPFRVERMLLQMLNAGILNRQSAIVLGSFSGSAPNDYDAGYDLSTVYAFLRERLSVPLITGLDFGHEPRTVTLALGARAVLQNSQNGTQLTISGHPFLKS; encoded by the coding sequence ATGTCCCGGTTTCACTTAATTGCCCCCTCGGGCTATTGCATCAATCAGCACGCGGCTTTGCTTGGTATCCAGCGCCTTAAGGAGGCCGGGCATCAGGTCGATAATACGGCGGTGGTCAGTCGTCGCCATCAACGCTTTGCGGGTACGGATTCGGAGCGTCTGGCGGACGTGAACGGCCTTGCGCATCTCACCGCGCCGGACACCATCGTCATGCCGGTGCGCGGCGGCTATGGGGCGAGCCGTCTACTGGAGCACATCGACTGGCAGGCCCTTGCGGCCCGGCAACAGCGGGATCCGCTGCTCATTTGCGGACACAGTGATTTTACGGCGATCCAGTGCGGTCTGCTGGCGCTGGGCAATGTCATCACTTTCAGTGGCCCGATGCTGGCGGCGAACGTTGGCGCGCCGGAGCTGAACGCTTTCACGCAGACCCATTTCTGGCAGGCATTACGTCAGGCGCAGTACACAGTGGAATGGCAAGGCGATGGTCCGGCCTGTCACACGGAAGGAACGCTGTGGGGCGGTAATCTGGCGATGCTGATTTCGCTCATCGGCACCCCATGGATGCCCAAAATTGAAAGCGGCATTCTGGTGCTGGAAGACATTAATGAGCACCCTTTTCGCGTTGAGCGCATGCTGTTGCAAATGCTTAACGCCGGTATTTTAAATCGCCAGAGCGCTATTGTGCTGGGCAGTTTTAGCGGCAGCGCCCCGAATGATTACGATGCCGGTTACGATCTCAGCACAGTGTATGCGTTTTTACGTGAACGCCTCTCTGTTCCCCTGATCACCGGGCTCGATTTTGGTCATGAGCCGCGAACCGTTACGCTGGCGTTAGGCGCGCGTGCCGTGTTGCAAAACAGTCAAAACGGCACGCAACTGACGATCTCGGGTCATCCCTTTCTGAAATCATAA
- the dadX gene encoding catabolic alanine racemase DadX: protein MTRPILASLDLQAMKQNLSIVRQAAPDARVWSVVKANAYGHGIERIWSALGNTDGFALLNLEEAVTLRERGWKGPILMLEGFFHADDLERYDTWRLTTCVHSNWQLKAIQNAKLKAPLDVYVKVNSGMNRLGFQPERLQTVWQQLRAMPNVSEMTLMSHFADAEHPDGIHNAMARIEQAAEGLDCRRSLSNSAATLWHPDAHFDWVRPGIILYGASPSGQWRDIANTGLKPVMTLNSEIIGVQTLKAGDRVGYGGRYTARGEQRIGIVAAGYADGYPRHAPSGTPVLVDGVRTTTVGTVSMDMLAVDLTPCPQAGIGTPVELWGKEIKIDDVAKSAGTVGYELMCSLALRVPVVTV from the coding sequence ATGACCCGCCCTATACTGGCCAGCCTTGACCTGCAGGCGATGAAACAAAACCTGAGCATTGTGCGTCAGGCCGCACCGGACGCTCGCGTCTGGTCAGTGGTGAAAGCCAATGCTTATGGACACGGCATAGAACGTATCTGGAGTGCGCTGGGCAACACCGACGGTTTTGCCCTTTTGAATCTGGAAGAAGCGGTCACCTTGCGTGAGCGCGGCTGGAAAGGGCCGATCCTGATGCTGGAAGGTTTTTTCCACGCCGACGATTTGGAACGGTACGATACCTGGCGTCTGACCACCTGCGTTCACAGCAACTGGCAACTGAAAGCGATCCAGAATGCGAAGCTGAAAGCGCCGCTGGATGTTTATGTAAAGGTTAACAGCGGCATGAACCGTCTGGGATTTCAGCCGGAACGGCTGCAAACCGTCTGGCAGCAGCTGCGGGCGATGCCGAACGTCAGTGAAATGACGCTGATGTCGCACTTTGCCGACGCTGAGCACCCTGACGGGATCCACAATGCAATGGCGCGCATTGAGCAGGCAGCGGAAGGGCTGGATTGCCGCCGTTCGCTGTCAAACTCCGCGGCCACGCTGTGGCATCCCGATGCACATTTTGACTGGGTACGCCCGGGCATTATTCTCTATGGTGCTTCGCCGTCAGGTCAGTGGCGCGATATCGCCAATACCGGACTGAAGCCGGTGATGACGCTGAACAGTGAAATCATTGGCGTGCAGACGCTGAAAGCCGGGGATCGTGTCGGTTATGGCGGACGGTATACTGCCAGAGGCGAACAGCGCATTGGCATTGTGGCGGCGGGGTACGCGGATGGCTATCCGCGCCATGCGCCGAGCGGAACGCCGGTGCTGGTGGACGGTGTCCGGACCACGACGGTGGGAACGGTGTCAATGGATATGCTGGCGGTGGATTTGACGCCATGCCCACAGGCGGGCATTGGAACACCGGTGGAGCTGTGGGGTAAGGAGATCAAAATTGACGACGTGGCGAAATCAGCGGGAACGGTGGGCTATGAGCTAATGTGTTCGCTGGCGCTGCGCGTTCCTGTTGTGACGGTGTAA
- the emtA gene encoding membrane-bound lytic murein transglycosylase EmtA → MKLRWFAFFIVLLAGCSSKQDYKNPPWNAEVPVKRAMQWMPISEKAGAAWGVSPQLITAIIAIESGGNPNAVSKSNAIGLMQLKASTSGRDVYRRMGWSGEPSTSELKNPERNISMGAAYLSILETGPLAGIEDPQVMQYALVVSYANGAGALLRTFSSDRKKAINKINDLSADEFVEHVADNHPAPQAPRYIYKLQRALDAM, encoded by the coding sequence GTGAAATTGAGATGGTTTGCTTTTTTTATTGTGTTGCTTGCAGGCTGTAGTTCAAAACAAGATTATAAAAATCCTCCGTGGAACGCGGAAGTGCCGGTGAAACGTGCCATGCAATGGATGCCGATCAGCGAAAAAGCCGGTGCGGCGTGGGGCGTTAGCCCACAATTGATTACGGCGATTATCGCCATTGAGTCAGGCGGGAATCCCAATGCGGTCAGTAAATCGAATGCGATAGGGCTGATGCAGCTGAAAGCGTCAACCTCCGGGCGTGATGTTTATCGCCGGATGGGCTGGAGTGGCGAGCCTTCGACCAGTGAACTGAAAAACCCGGAACGGAATATCTCAATGGGCGCTGCCTACCTGAGTATTCTGGAGACCGGCCCGCTCGCCGGCATTGAGGATCCGCAGGTGATGCAGTACGCGCTGGTGGTCTCCTATGCCAACGGCGCAGGCGCGCTGCTACGCACGTTCTCCTCCGACCGGAAAAAGGCAATTAACAAAATCAACGATCTCAGCGCCGATGAGTTCGTTGAACACGTTGCGGATAACCATCCTGCGCCCCAGGCGCCGCGCTACATCTATAAATTGCAGCGCGCGCTGGATGCGATGTAA
- the dhaL gene encoding dihydroxyacetone kinase subunit DhaL, translating to MSLNRAQIVSWLYRCGEIFSKESDYLTGLDREIGDADHGLNMHRGFSKVVEKLPAIADKDIGFILKNTGMTLLSNVGGASGPLFGTFFIRAAQVTQAHQSLSLNELYQMMREGADGVISRGKAEPGDKTMCDVWVPVAESLRQSSEQNLSVIAALDAAAAQAEAAAQSTITMQARKGRASYLGERSIGHQDPGATSVMFMIQMLAAAAKE from the coding sequence ATGTCACTGAACAGAGCGCAAATTGTGAGTTGGCTTTATCGCTGCGGAGAGATTTTCAGCAAAGAGAGTGATTATCTCACCGGGCTGGATCGCGAGATTGGCGATGCCGACCACGGTTTGAATATGCATCGCGGCTTTAGCAAAGTGGTCGAAAAATTACCGGCCATTGCGGATAAAGATATCGGGTTTATTTTAAAAAATACCGGGATGACGCTGCTGTCAAACGTCGGGGGAGCCAGCGGCCCGCTGTTCGGCACCTTTTTTATCCGCGCCGCGCAGGTCACTCAGGCGCATCAGAGTTTGTCGCTTAATGAACTTTATCAAATGATGCGTGAAGGCGCTGATGGCGTGATTAGCCGGGGTAAAGCCGAGCCGGGTGATAAAACGATGTGCGATGTCTGGGTGCCGGTGGCGGAGTCATTGCGCCAGTCAAGCGAGCAGAACCTCTCCGTTATTGCCGCGCTCGACGCCGCTGCCGCTCAGGCTGAAGCCGCCGCACAAAGCACAATTACGATGCAGGCCCGCAAAGGTCGCGCCAGCTATCTGGGCGAGCGCAGCATCGGGCATCAGGATCCGGGCGCAACCTCGGTGATGTTTATGATCCAGATGCTGGCAGCCGCAGCAAAAGAGTAA
- the dhaR gene encoding dihydroxyacetone kinase operon transcriptional regulator DhaR, whose protein sequence is MNISDESNTPEFIRDSWLRCGKMMQRDFWAQPHRAQGLTFDSICRRKTAMLTLGQAALEDAWEYMAPRKCALFILDESACVLSRCGDPKTLRQLAELGFVDGTYCAESIIGSCALSLASVLGQPVKTQPDHHFKQALDAWSFCSTPVFDNHGRLLGSIALGCPANHASPADLPLTLAIAREVGNSLLTDSLLAESNRHLNQLYGLLESMDDGVMTWNAQGSLQFINAQAARLLHLDVTAAHGKNLSELLTLPSVLVRAIRHQRPLHHVEATFESQHQFVDTVITLKPIVEAQGTSFILLLHPVEKMRQLMTSQLGKVSHTFAQMAQDDPQTQRIVHFGRQAARGSFPVLLCGEEGVGKELLSQAIHNASERAEGPYIAVNCQLYADQVRDFIASTADDDSEGRLSRLELAHGGTLYLEKIEYLAPELQSALLQVIKQGVITRLDARRVVPVDVKVIAATTVDLARLVEQNRFSRQLYYALHAFEIMIPPLRQRRNSIPSLVNHRLRRLEKRFSTRLFMDDDVLTPLIACDWPGNDFELNSVIENTALRSENGRIHLNHLPEYLFNEHRTSEPATDRFSASVAFSDIEKDAIIHAARVTGGRIQEMASLLKIGRTTLWRKMKQYNINAAHFKLSP, encoded by the coding sequence GTGAACATCAGCGATGAATCGAATACCCCTGAATTTATTCGCGACTCGTGGCTACGCTGCGGCAAAATGATGCAGCGTGATTTCTGGGCGCAGCCGCACCGGGCACAGGGACTGACGTTTGACTCGATTTGTCGGCGTAAGACGGCGATGCTCACGCTTGGACAGGCGGCGCTGGAGGACGCATGGGAATACATGGCGCCACGAAAGTGTGCGCTGTTTATTCTGGATGAGAGTGCGTGTGTACTGAGCCGCTGTGGCGATCCAAAGACGCTCCGACAACTGGCGGAGCTCGGTTTTGTCGACGGCACCTATTGTGCCGAAAGCATCATTGGCAGTTGCGCGTTGTCGCTGGCCTCTGTGTTAGGGCAACCGGTGAAAACGCAGCCCGATCACCATTTTAAACAGGCGCTCGACGCGTGGAGTTTTTGCTCAACGCCTGTTTTCGACAACCATGGCCGTCTCTTAGGATCCATTGCGCTGGGCTGTCCGGCAAATCACGCCTCGCCCGCCGATCTGCCATTAACCCTGGCGATTGCGCGTGAGGTGGGAAACTCGCTGCTCACCGACAGCCTGCTTGCCGAATCGAACCGTCATCTCAATCAGCTGTACGGTTTGCTGGAGAGCATGGATGACGGCGTGATGACCTGGAACGCGCAGGGAAGTCTGCAATTCATCAATGCTCAGGCGGCACGGTTACTGCATCTTGATGTGACGGCAGCCCATGGCAAAAACCTCAGTGAACTCCTGACGCTGCCCAGCGTGCTGGTGCGCGCGATCCGCCATCAGCGCCCGCTGCATCATGTTGAGGCAACATTTGAAAGCCAGCATCAGTTCGTTGATACCGTGATTACCCTCAAACCGATTGTCGAAGCGCAGGGCACCAGTTTTATTCTGCTGCTGCATCCGGTGGAGAAGATGCGTCAGTTGATGACCAGTCAATTGGGTAAAGTGAGCCATACCTTTGCGCAGATGGCGCAGGACGATCCGCAGACCCAGCGTATCGTTCATTTTGGTCGTCAGGCGGCGCGGGGCAGCTTCCCGGTGTTGTTATGCGGCGAAGAGGGCGTGGGTAAAGAGTTGCTGAGTCAGGCGATTCATAATGCCAGCGAACGGGCAGAAGGCCCGTATATTGCGGTGAACTGTCAGTTGTACGCCGATCAGGTACGGGATTTTATCGCCAGTACGGCGGATGACGACAGCGAAGGGCGGTTGAGCCGCCTGGAACTGGCGCACGGCGGTACGCTGTATCTGGAAAAAATTGAGTATCTGGCGCCAGAACTGCAATCGGCGCTATTACAGGTGATCAAACAAGGGGTGATCACTCGCCTGGACGCGCGGCGGGTGGTGCCTGTTGATGTGAAAGTGATTGCCGCTACAACGGTGGATCTGGCGCGACTGGTGGAACAAAACCGTTTTAGCCGTCAGCTCTATTACGCGTTGCACGCCTTTGAAATAATGATTCCACCGCTGCGACAGCGGCGTAACAGCATTCCATCGCTGGTGAATCACCGCCTGCGTCGGCTGGAAAAACGCTTTTCGACCCGGCTGTTTATGGATGACGATGTGTTGACTCCGCTGATTGCCTGCGACTGGCCGGGTAATGACTTCGAGCTCAACAGTGTCATTGAGAATACGGCGCTGAGAAGTGAGAACGGGCGTATTCACCTGAACCATCTGCCGGAATATCTCTTTAACGAGCACCGGACCTCAGAACCCGCGACCGATCGTTTCTCTGCCAGCGTCGCTTTCAGCGATATTGAGAAAGACGCCATTATTCACGCGGCAAGGGTGACCGGCGGGCGGATTCAGGAGATGGCCAGCCTGCTGAAAATTGGCCGTACCACCTTGTGGCGAAAAATGAAGCAATACAATATTAACGCCGCGCATTTTAAGTTGAGCCCCTGA
- a CDS encoding alpha,alpha-trehalase: protein MHTPAFCTSGSLSWVIKLAVSGTLLSFSSLSVHAEEMPVTPPQPPDILLGPLFNDVQNARLFPDQKTFADAVPNSDPLMILADYRMQKNQSSFDLRHFVSVNFTLPKEGEKYVPPEGQSLREHIDGLWPVLTRSTESAGKWDSLLPLPEPYVVPGGRFREVYYWDSYFTMLGLAESDHWDKIADMVANFAWEIDAFGHIPNGNRTYYLSRSQPPFFSLMVGLLAQHDGDDALKKYLPQLQKEYTYWMEGVETLQAGQQNKRVVKLDDGTILNRYWDERDTPRPESWVEDIATAKSNPNRPATDIYRDLRAAAASGWDFSSRWMDNPQQLGTLRTTSIVPVDLNALLYKMEKILARASKAAGDEAKANQYDTLANARQKAIEHYLWNDKEGWYADYDLKSKQVRNQLTAAALFPLYVNAASKDRASKMAAATRAHLLQPGGLATTSVKSGQQWDAPNGWAPLQWVATEGLQNYGQNDVAMEVSWRFLTNVQHTYDREQKLVEKYDVSSTGTGGGGGEYPLQDGFGWSNGVTLKMLDLICPKENPCDSVPEKRPVTSQTSTEPTQKQATP, encoded by the coding sequence ATGCATACCCCTGCTTTTTGCACGTCTGGTTCGCTGTCATGGGTCATAAAATTAGCGGTTTCCGGCACCCTTCTGTCCTTCTCTTCACTGTCAGTGCACGCAGAAGAGATGCCGGTTACCCCGCCGCAACCGCCGGATATTTTGCTCGGCCCGCTGTTTAACGATGTGCAGAATGCCAGACTGTTCCCCGACCAAAAGACCTTTGCCGATGCCGTGCCTAACAGCGATCCGCTGATGATCCTCGCGGATTACCGGATGCAAAAAAATCAGTCCAGTTTCGATTTACGTCACTTTGTGAGCGTCAACTTCACGTTGCCAAAAGAGGGAGAAAAATATGTTCCGCCGGAAGGACAATCGCTGCGTGAACATATCGACGGACTGTGGCCAGTATTGACCCGCTCTACCGAAAGCGCGGGAAAATGGGATTCGTTGCTGCCGTTGCCTGAACCTTACGTGGTGCCCGGCGGGCGCTTCCGGGAAGTCTATTACTGGGACAGCTACTTCACCATGCTGGGACTTGCCGAAAGCGATCACTGGGACAAAATTGCCGATATGGTGGCGAACTTTGCCTGGGAGATTGATGCCTTCGGTCATATCCCCAACGGCAACCGCACCTACTATCTGAGCCGCTCCCAGCCGCCCTTCTTCTCCCTGATGGTGGGACTGCTGGCACAGCATGACGGCGACGATGCGCTGAAAAAGTACCTGCCACAACTGCAAAAAGAGTACACCTACTGGATGGAAGGCGTCGAAACGCTGCAGGCAGGTCAACAGAATAAACGGGTGGTGAAACTGGATGACGGCACCATTTTAAACCGCTACTGGGATGAGCGGGATACGCCGCGACCGGAATCGTGGGTTGAGGATATCGCCACGGCAAAAAGCAATCCAAACCGTCCGGCCACCGACATTTATCGCGATCTGCGCGCTGCGGCGGCATCCGGCTGGGATTTCAGTTCGCGCTGGATGGATAACCCACAACAGCTCGGCACGCTACGGACCACCAGCATCGTTCCGGTCGATCTTAACGCGCTGCTGTACAAGATGGAAAAAATCCTCGCGCGCGCCAGCAAAGCCGCGGGGGATGAAGCAAAAGCCAACCAGTACGACACGCTGGCAAACGCCCGACAAAAAGCGATTGAACACTACCTGTGGAATGACAAAGAAGGCTGGTATGCGGATTACGATCTGAAGAGCAAGCAGGTGCGTAATCAGCTGACCGCTGCCGCCCTGTTCCCGCTGTATGTCAACGCGGCCTCGAAAGATCGCGCCAGTAAAATGGCCGCCGCTACCCGCGCGCATCTTTTGCAGCCGGGCGGTCTTGCCACCACCTCGGTGAAAAGCGGACAGCAATGGGATGCGCCAAACGGCTGGGCGCCGCTGCAATGGGTCGCCACCGAGGGCTTACAGAACTATGGGCAGAATGACGTGGCAATGGAGGTAAGCTGGCGATTTCTGACCAACGTGCAGCACACATACGATCGCGAGCAAAAGCTGGTGGAAAAATATGACGTCAGCAGCACCGGCACCGGCGGTGGCGGCGGTGAGTATCCGTTACAGGATGGTTTTGGCTGGAGCAACGGCGTCACGCTGAAAATGCTCGACCTGATCTGTCCGAAGGAAAATCCGTGCGACAGCGTGCCGGAAAAACGCCCTGTAACTAGCCAGACCTCCACCGAACCGACACAAAAACAGGCAACGCCGTAA
- the dhaK gene encoding dihydroxyacetone kinase subunit DhaK — MKKLINRVEDVLSEQLAGLAKAHPSLTLHQDPVYVTRADAPVQGKVALLSGGGSGHEPMHCGYIGQGMLSGACPGEIFTSPTPDKMFECAMQIDGGEGVLLIVKNYTGDILNFETATELLHESGVKVTTVVVDDDVAVKDSLYTAGRRGVANTVLIEKLVGAAAERGDSLEACAELGRKLNNHGHSIGIALAACTVPAAGQPSFTLADNEMEFGVGIHGEPGIDRRAFVSLDQTVDEMFDTLLENGTYNRTLRHWDPAQGVWQDDKQGKQPLQRGDRVIALVNNLGATPLSELYGVYNRLDERCQQAGIVIERNLIGSYCTSLDMTGFSITLLKVDDETLALWDAPVHTPGLNWGN, encoded by the coding sequence ATGAAAAAGCTGATTAACCGTGTGGAAGACGTACTGAGTGAACAACTGGCTGGCCTCGCAAAAGCGCACCCGTCGCTGACCCTGCATCAGGATCCGGTATATGTGACCCGTGCAGATGCCCCCGTTCAGGGCAAAGTCGCGCTACTATCCGGCGGCGGCAGCGGACATGAACCGATGCACTGCGGCTATATTGGTCAGGGCATGCTGTCTGGCGCCTGCCCCGGCGAAATTTTTACCTCTCCAACTCCCGACAAAATGTTTGAATGCGCCATGCAGATTGACGGCGGTGAAGGCGTGCTGCTGATCGTGAAAAACTACACCGGCGATATTCTTAACTTCGAAACCGCCACTGAACTGCTGCACGAAAGTGGCGTGAAAGTCACTACCGTGGTGGTGGATGATGACGTGGCCGTCAAAGATAGCCTCTATACCGCCGGACGACGCGGCGTCGCCAACACCGTACTGATTGAAAAACTGGTCGGGGCGGCGGCAGAACGCGGCGATTCCCTGGAAGCCTGTGCGGAACTTGGCCGGAAACTCAATAATCACGGCCATTCGATCGGTATCGCCCTCGCTGCCTGTACGGTTCCGGCCGCCGGTCAGCCCTCTTTCACCCTTGCCGACAATGAAATGGAGTTCGGCGTAGGGATCCACGGCGAGCCCGGCATCGACCGTCGCGCTTTCGTCTCCCTCGATCAGACCGTTGACGAAATGTTCGATACCCTGCTGGAAAACGGCACCTATAACCGCACGCTGCGCCATTGGGATCCCGCTCAGGGCGTCTGGCAGGACGATAAGCAAGGCAAACAGCCTTTGCAGCGTGGCGATCGCGTCATCGCGCTGGTCAATAACCTCGGCGCCACGCCGCTTTCTGAACTGTATGGCGTCTATAACCGTCTCGACGAACGCTGCCAGCAGGCGGGTATCGTCATCGAACGTAATTTGATTGGTTCGTACTGTACGTCACTGGATATGACCGGCTTTTCCATCACCCTGTTAAAAGTGGATGACGAGACGCTGGCACTCTGGGACGCACCGGTTCATACCCCAGGCCTGAACTGGGGCAACTAA
- the dhaM gene encoding dihydroxyacetone kinase phosphoryl donor subunit DhaM has translation MVNLVIVSHSARLGEGVGELAQQMLMGGDCKIAIAAGIDDPQNPIGTDPIKVMEAIESVADTDHVLVMMDIGSALLSAETALDLLDPTIAGKVRLCAAPLVEGTLAATVSAAAGADIEKVIADATNALEAKREQLGLPSSASEPRMTPVFSAPDAAAKSVSVVIKNPNGLHIRPASRLVATLSAFDADLLLEKNGKCVTPDSLNQISLLQVRCNDTVRLLASGAQADDALAAFSQLAAENFGESLDDAAITASSTEAITGSAFCYTPTLPPVRQASDLSPVAEQARLRNALDLTLLDLMTLLTRMEENWPGDLAAIFSGHHMLLDDPELFDTACGILRSEHCTAEYAWQQVLSSLSMQYRQLDDAYLQARYIDIDDLLHRTLRHLLQSPLTLPDFTAPAILVADNLFPSTVPELDPNVVKGICLREGSPLAHGALIAREMGIAWICQQGDALDDVQTGERLSVNVAENRVVRERKTL, from the coding sequence ATGGTAAACCTGGTGATAGTCTCTCATAGCGCCCGCCTCGGTGAGGGGGTGGGCGAACTGGCGCAACAGATGTTAATGGGCGGCGACTGTAAAATAGCCATTGCCGCCGGTATCGACGATCCGCAAAACCCCATCGGGACCGACCCCATCAAGGTGATGGAGGCGATCGAGTCTGTTGCTGATACCGACCACGTGCTGGTGATGATGGACATCGGCAGCGCCCTGCTCAGTGCAGAAACGGCGCTGGATCTTCTCGACCCGACCATTGCCGGTAAAGTGCGGTTGTGCGCCGCACCGCTGGTTGAAGGGACGCTGGCGGCAACGGTGAGCGCCGCCGCGGGCGCGGATATCGAAAAGGTCATCGCCGATGCGACAAACGCCCTTGAGGCCAAGCGCGAACAACTGGGTTTACCCTCTTCGGCTTCTGAGCCCCGCATGACTCCGGTCTTTAGCGCACCGGACGCGGCGGCAAAATCGGTGTCCGTGGTGATCAAAAACCCCAACGGTTTGCACATTCGTCCGGCGTCCCGGCTTGTGGCAACGCTGTCGGCCTTTGACGCGGATCTGCTACTGGAAAAAAACGGCAAGTGCGTCACGCCGGATAGCCTTAATCAGATATCGCTGTTGCAGGTTCGCTGTAATGACACGGTCCGTCTGCTGGCAAGCGGAGCGCAGGCGGATGACGCGCTGGCCGCGTTTAGCCAACTGGCTGCGGAGAACTTCGGTGAATCGCTGGACGATGCGGCGATTACCGCATCATCGACGGAGGCGATCACGGGCAGCGCGTTCTGTTATACGCCAACGCTGCCGCCGGTTCGACAAGCGTCCGATCTCAGCCCCGTTGCAGAACAGGCACGACTGCGTAACGCGCTGGATCTCACGCTGCTCGATCTGATGACGCTGCTCACCCGCATGGAAGAAAACTGGCCTGGTGATCTGGCGGCCATTTTCTCCGGTCACCATATGTTGCTGGACGATCCGGAGCTGTTTGATACCGCCTGCGGGATCCTGCGTAGCGAACACTGTACCGCGGAATATGCCTGGCAGCAGGTGCTGAGCAGCCTCAGCATGCAATATCGGCAACTGGATGATGCCTATCTGCAGGCGCGCTACATCGATATCGACGATCTCCTGCATCGCACGCTACGTCATTTGCTGCAAAGCCCGCTGACGTTACCTGATTTCACCGCGCCAGCCATCCTGGTCGCCGACAATCTGTTTCCTTCAACGGTGCCGGAACTCGACCCGAACGTGGTGAAAGGCATTTGCCTGCGGGAAGGCAGTCCTCTCGCGCATGGCGCCTTGATCGCCCGCGAGATGGGCATCGCCTGGATATGCCAGCAGGGCGACGCGCTTGACGATGTGCAGACGGGCGAGCGGCTGTCCGTTAATGTGGCGGAAAATCGCGTCGTCAGGGAAAGGAAAACCCTGTAA
- a CDS encoding GlsB/YeaQ/YmgE family stress response membrane protein produces MGIIAWIVFGLIAGVIAKLIMPGRDGGGFILTCILGIVGAVVGGWLATMFGIGGTISGFNLHSFLVAVVGAIVVLVVFRLVRRD; encoded by the coding sequence ATGGGAATTATTGCCTGGATTGTATTTGGTTTGATTGCCGGTGTTATCGCCAAATTGATCATGCCGGGACGTGACGGCGGCGGATTCATCCTGACCTGTATTCTCGGTATCGTTGGTGCCGTAGTGGGCGGATGGCTGGCGACCATGTTTGGTATTGGCGGCACGATCAGTGGCTTTAACCTCCACAGTTTCCTGGTCGCTGTGGTGGGTGCCATTGTGGTGCTGGTGGTATTCCGGCTTGTACGCCGCGATTAA
- the ycgR gene encoding flagellar brake protein YcgR: MSHYNEQFLKQNPLAVLGVLRDLNSNQVPLRVSWSGGQFISKILDVSAERLVMDFGSQHKENLAVQKARNITFTAETQGAKVEFTLEQLQSGEYQQLPAFITPLPPALWFVQRREYFRICAPLHPPYGCTAQMPDNSTLRFRLYDLSLGGMGALLEGPKPSGLAEGMRFSQIALDMGEWGMFHFDAQLISVTERKVIDGKNETISTPRLSFRFLNVGPAVERELQRIIFSLEREAREKSNKVRD, encoded by the coding sequence GTGAGTCATTACAATGAGCAGTTCCTGAAGCAAAATCCGTTGGCGGTGTTGGGGGTTCTTCGCGACTTAAACAGCAACCAGGTGCCGTTGCGCGTCTCCTGGTCCGGCGGACAATTTATCAGCAAGATCCTTGACGTCTCGGCCGAAAGACTGGTGATGGACTTTGGCAGTCAGCATAAAGAAAACCTCGCCGTGCAAAAAGCGCGCAATATTACCTTTACCGCCGAAACCCAGGGCGCAAAGGTCGAGTTTACCCTTGAGCAGTTGCAGAGCGGTGAGTATCAGCAGCTTCCGGCCTTTATCACCCCGCTCCCTCCAGCGCTGTGGTTTGTGCAACGACGGGAATACTTCCGCATCTGCGCGCCGCTCCATCCTCCCTACGGTTGTACGGCGCAGATGCCGGATAACAGCACCCTACGTTTTCGTCTGTACGATCTTTCCCTCGGCGGAATGGGCGCGCTGCTGGAAGGCCCGAAACCGTCAGGTCTCGCCGAAGGGATGCGTTTTTCGCAGATTGCATTGGATATGGGGGAATGGGGGATGTTTCACTTTGACGCGCAACTCATCTCTGTAACCGAACGCAAAGTGATTGACGGGAAAAACGAGACCATTTCCACTCCCCGCCTGAGCTTTCGTTTTCTCAACGTCGGCCCGGCGGTGGAGCGGGAACTTCAGCGGATTATCTTTTCCCTTGAGCGTGAGGCGCGCGAGAAATCAAATAAAGTGCGCGACTAA